One stretch of Patescibacteria group bacterium DNA includes these proteins:
- the rpmC gene encoding 50S ribosomal protein L29 produces the protein MEIKELRKKSKEELRKMLAELREKYRSMRFKVSTRELKTVREVRINKRLIARILTILSERRDEKEAPAVAVAKKE, from the coding sequence ATGGAAATCAAGGAATTAAGAAAAAAATCAAAAGAAGAACTCAGGAAGATGCTTGCCGAACTTCGCGAGAAGTACCGCAGCATGAGGTTTAAGGTTTCAACGCGCGAGCTGAAAACAGTCCGCGAGGTTAGGATCAACAAAAGGTTGATTGCCCGCATATTGACCATACTCTCCGAGCGCCGGGACGAAAAAGAGGCGCCCGCTGTTGCCGTGGCTAAAAAAGAATAA
- the rpsQ gene encoding 30S ribosomal protein S17: MEKENKKLKKWTGVVVSTKMSKTIVVRVDRVMTHPHYGKKMTSSKRFKVHCTNPDIKEGDKVSFVECRPLSRDKRWRLVSKIF, translated from the coding sequence ATGGAAAAAGAGAACAAAAAATTAAAGAAATGGACCGGAGTGGTGGTTTCAACGAAGATGAGTAAAACCATCGTCGTACGCGTTGATCGGGTCATGACCCATCCGCATTACGGAAAGAAAATGACGTCAAGTAAGCGTTTTAAAGTCCATTGCACAAATCCGGATATTAAAGAGGGCGATAAGGTTTCGTTCGTCGAATGCCGGCCGCTAAGTCGCGACAAACGCTGGAGATTGGTTTCAAAGATTTTTTAA